One window of Phoenix dactylifera cultivar Barhee BC4 chromosome 5, palm_55x_up_171113_PBpolish2nd_filt_p, whole genome shotgun sequence genomic DNA carries:
- the LOC103710376 gene encoding ethylene receptor 2-like isoform X2 gives MLRALCHGLLILSLLFCASAIEIGFPRCNCDDDSLWSTESILQCQKVSDFLIAAAYFSIPLELIYFAACSNLFPFKWIVFQFGAFIVLCGLTHMLNVFTYGPHSFLLMLSLTVSKFFTALVSFATAITLLTLIPQLLRVKVRENFLRIKARELDREVGKMKRQKEATWHVRMLTQEIRRSLDRHTILYTTLVELSNTLGLQNCAVWMPSENRREMNLTHELRQRSSSDLYSRSVAIDDPDVMEITETEGLKILRLGSMLASASSGGTLEPGAVAAIRMPMLKVSNFKGGTPQNVEASYAILVLVLPGDDSRVWSNQELEIIEVVADQVAVALSHAAVLEESQLMRDKLEEQNRALLRARQSAMMASEARNSFQRAMSQGMRRPIHSILGLLSIMQQEKWSQEQRLVVNTIAKTSSVVSILITDVMDISTVNRERFSLVMRPFLLHSMIKEAANVVRCLCVCRGFGFGFQVDNAVPDRVVGDEKRIFHVILHMIAALLNGHDEGFVTFGVLSYNEVKDGQDQEWVPWKSSFSDGHTRVKFEIGIKRLLNDEPSSSTVQLAPKPHSEGFEMGLNFSMCKKLVQGCKFLCTIIGIHPSRCIGLLSSDAIIDPPEDGGF, from the exons ATGTTAAGAGCATTGTGCCATGGGCTTCTGATTTTGTCCCTCCTGTTCTGTGCATCGGCCATAGAGATTGGATTCCCCCGCTGCAACTGTGATGACGACAGCCTCTGGAGCACCGAGAGCATCCTCCAATGCCAGAAGGTGAGCGACTTCTTGATTGCGGCGGCCTACTTCTCCATTcctctcgagctcatctacttCGCGGCGTGCTCCAACCTCTTCCCCTTCAAATGGATCGTCTTCCAGTTCGGGGCCTTCATAGTCCTCTGTGGACTCACCCACATGCTCAACGTGTTCACCTACGGGCCCCACTCGTTCCTTCTGATGCTGAGCCTCACCGTTTCCAAATTCTTCACCGCGCTTGTCTCGTTCGCCACTGCAATCACCCTCCTGACCTTGATCCCTCAGCTCCTGAGAGTGAAGGTGAGGGAGAACTTCTTGAGGATAAAAGCCCGGGAGCTGGACAGGGAAGTTGGGAAGATGAAGAGGCAGAAGGAAGCCACCTGGCATGTGCGAATGCTGACCCAAGAGATCCGCAGGTCGCTCGACAGGCATACGATCTTGTACACCACTTTGGTCGAGCTCTCGAACACATTGGGCCTGCAGAATTGTGCTGTATGGATGCCTAGTGAGAACAGAAGGGAGATGAACCTGACTCATGAGTTGAGACAGAGAAGCTCATCCGATTTGTACAGTCGTTCGGTTGCAATTGATGATCCGGATGTAATGGAGATTACCGAGACCGAAGGTTTGAAGATATTGAGGCTGGGGTCCATGCTTGCCTCTGCAAGCAGCGGAGGTACGCTTGAACCGGGCGCGGTAGCTGCTATACGAATGCCAATGTTAAAGGTGTCCAATTTCAAAGGTGGGACACCGCAGAATGTTGAAGCGAGCTATGCAATACTGGTTCTGGTCCTTCCTGGAGATGATTCAAGAGTTTGGAGCAACCAGGAACTAGAGATTATTGAAGTGGTGGCCGATCAGGTTGCTGTTGCCCTCTCTCACGCAGCGGTTTTGGAGGAATCCCAGTTGATGAGAGACAAATTGGAGGAGCAGAACAGGGCTTTGCTGCGTGCGAGGCAGAGTGCCATGATGGCAAGCGAAGCAAGGAACTCATTTCAAAGGGCCATGAGCCAGGGGATGAGAAGGCCCATCCACTCCATCTTGGGTCTGTTGTCTATAATGCAACAAGAAAAGTGGAGCCAAGAACAAAGGCTTGTAGTTAATACAATAGCAAAGACCAGTAGTGTTGTGTCGATATTGATTACTGATGTTATGGATATATCTACTGTCAACCGTGAGCGCTTTTCTTTGGTTATGAGACCCTTCCTGCTGCATTCTATGATTAAGGAAGCTGCTAATGTTGTAAGATGTCTTTGTGTTTGTAGAGGTTTTGGTTTTGGATTTCAGGTTGACAATGCAGTGCCTGATcgggttgttggtgatgagAAACGGATTTTTCATGTAATATTGCATATGATAGCTGCTCTATTGAATGGACATGATGAAGGGTTTGTCACATTTGGGGTGCTTAGTTATAATGAGGTTAAAGATGGTCAAGATCAGGAATGGGTTCCATGGAAATCCAGCTTTTCCGATGGACATACCCGTGTGAAGTTTGAAATTGGAATAAAAAGATTGCTAAATGATGAGCCAAGTTCATCAACAGTTCAACTTGCTCCAAAGCCCCACTCTGAAGGGTTTGAGATGGGCCTCAATTTCAGCATGTGCAAGAAGCTTGTGCAG GGATGCAAGTTCCTGTGCACCATAATTGGAATTCACCCATCCCGATGCATTGGTCTTCTTTCTTCTGATGCCATCATTGATCCTCCAGAAGATGGTGGCTTTTAG
- the LOC103710376 gene encoding ethylene receptor 2-like isoform X1 has product MLRALCHGLLILSLLFCASAIEIGFPRCNCDDDSLWSTESILQCQKVSDFLIAAAYFSIPLELIYFAACSNLFPFKWIVFQFGAFIVLCGLTHMLNVFTYGPHSFLLMLSLTVSKFFTALVSFATAITLLTLIPQLLRVKVRENFLRIKARELDREVGKMKRQKEATWHVRMLTQEIRRSLDRHTILYTTLVELSNTLGLQNCAVWMPSENRREMNLTHELRQRSSSDLYSRSVAIDDPDVMEITETEGLKILRLGSMLASASSGGTLEPGAVAAIRMPMLKVSNFKGGTPQNVEASYAILVLVLPGDDSRVWSNQELEIIEVVADQVAVALSHAAVLEESQLMRDKLEEQNRALLRARQSAMMASEARNSFQRAMSQGMRRPIHSILGLLSIMQQEKWSQEQRLVVNTIAKTSSVVSILITDVMDISTVNRERFSLVMRPFLLHSMIKEAANVVRCLCVCRGFGFGFQVDNAVPDRVVGDEKRIFHVILHMIAALLNGHDEGFVTFGVLSYNEVKDGQDQEWVPWKSSFSDGHTRVKFEIGIKRLLNDEPSSSTVQLAPKPHSEGFEMGLNFSMCKKLVQMMQGKIWAVPNSQGIAQSIALVIQFQLQPLTPISDVGESSGLYRTSSIPNFKGLRVLLADNDDVNRAVTGKLLEKLGCSVSCVTSGIECLSSFGTASMPFQLVMVDLHMPNMDGFEVAMRIRKFRSRCWPSIVALTASAENDVRDRCLQCGMNGLIRKPVTLHTMGEELHRVLQNT; this is encoded by the exons ATGTTAAGAGCATTGTGCCATGGGCTTCTGATTTTGTCCCTCCTGTTCTGTGCATCGGCCATAGAGATTGGATTCCCCCGCTGCAACTGTGATGACGACAGCCTCTGGAGCACCGAGAGCATCCTCCAATGCCAGAAGGTGAGCGACTTCTTGATTGCGGCGGCCTACTTCTCCATTcctctcgagctcatctacttCGCGGCGTGCTCCAACCTCTTCCCCTTCAAATGGATCGTCTTCCAGTTCGGGGCCTTCATAGTCCTCTGTGGACTCACCCACATGCTCAACGTGTTCACCTACGGGCCCCACTCGTTCCTTCTGATGCTGAGCCTCACCGTTTCCAAATTCTTCACCGCGCTTGTCTCGTTCGCCACTGCAATCACCCTCCTGACCTTGATCCCTCAGCTCCTGAGAGTGAAGGTGAGGGAGAACTTCTTGAGGATAAAAGCCCGGGAGCTGGACAGGGAAGTTGGGAAGATGAAGAGGCAGAAGGAAGCCACCTGGCATGTGCGAATGCTGACCCAAGAGATCCGCAGGTCGCTCGACAGGCATACGATCTTGTACACCACTTTGGTCGAGCTCTCGAACACATTGGGCCTGCAGAATTGTGCTGTATGGATGCCTAGTGAGAACAGAAGGGAGATGAACCTGACTCATGAGTTGAGACAGAGAAGCTCATCCGATTTGTACAGTCGTTCGGTTGCAATTGATGATCCGGATGTAATGGAGATTACCGAGACCGAAGGTTTGAAGATATTGAGGCTGGGGTCCATGCTTGCCTCTGCAAGCAGCGGAGGTACGCTTGAACCGGGCGCGGTAGCTGCTATACGAATGCCAATGTTAAAGGTGTCCAATTTCAAAGGTGGGACACCGCAGAATGTTGAAGCGAGCTATGCAATACTGGTTCTGGTCCTTCCTGGAGATGATTCAAGAGTTTGGAGCAACCAGGAACTAGAGATTATTGAAGTGGTGGCCGATCAGGTTGCTGTTGCCCTCTCTCACGCAGCGGTTTTGGAGGAATCCCAGTTGATGAGAGACAAATTGGAGGAGCAGAACAGGGCTTTGCTGCGTGCGAGGCAGAGTGCCATGATGGCAAGCGAAGCAAGGAACTCATTTCAAAGGGCCATGAGCCAGGGGATGAGAAGGCCCATCCACTCCATCTTGGGTCTGTTGTCTATAATGCAACAAGAAAAGTGGAGCCAAGAACAAAGGCTTGTAGTTAATACAATAGCAAAGACCAGTAGTGTTGTGTCGATATTGATTACTGATGTTATGGATATATCTACTGTCAACCGTGAGCGCTTTTCTTTGGTTATGAGACCCTTCCTGCTGCATTCTATGATTAAGGAAGCTGCTAATGTTGTAAGATGTCTTTGTGTTTGTAGAGGTTTTGGTTTTGGATTTCAGGTTGACAATGCAGTGCCTGATcgggttgttggtgatgagAAACGGATTTTTCATGTAATATTGCATATGATAGCTGCTCTATTGAATGGACATGATGAAGGGTTTGTCACATTTGGGGTGCTTAGTTATAATGAGGTTAAAGATGGTCAAGATCAGGAATGGGTTCCATGGAAATCCAGCTTTTCCGATGGACATACCCGTGTGAAGTTTGAAATTGGAATAAAAAGATTGCTAAATGATGAGCCAAGTTCATCAACAGTTCAACTTGCTCCAAAGCCCCACTCTGAAGGGTTTGAGATGGGCCTCAATTTCAGCATGTGCAAGAAGCTTGTGCAG ATGATGCAGGGAAAAATTTGGGCAGTTCCAAATTCCCAAGGCATTGCACAAAGCATTGCGCTTGTTATCCAATTCCAGCTGCAACCTCTGACCCCAATCTCTGATGTTGGAGAGTCCTCGGGTCTCTATCGTACATCTTCAATCCCTAATTTCAAAGGACTCAGAGTTCTCTTGGCTGATAATGACGATGTCAACAGAGCTGTTACTGGAAAGCTCCTTGAGAAACTAGGTTGCTCCGTCTCCTGCGTCACATCTGGCATCGAATGTCTGAGCTCCTTTGGCACTGCTTCTATGCCTTTCCAGCTTGTAATGGTGGATCTTCACATGCCCAACATGGATGGATTTGAAGTGGCCATGAGAATCCGGAAGTTTAGAAGCAGGTGCTGGCCGTCGATTGTGGCTCTGACTGCAAGTGCTGAGAATGATGTCAGGGATAGGTGCTTGCAGTGTGGGATGAATGGTCTGATTCGAAAACCAGTCACTCTACACACAATGGGAGAAGAGCTGCATAGAGTCCTTCAAAACACTTAA